The Saprospiraceae bacterium genome includes a window with the following:
- a CDS encoding gliding motility-associated C-terminal domain-containing protein — translation MTVRRRRSMVATIYAKGGSTVFTALGGIDYDWSNGETTASITVTNAGDYTVTVTDATGCTSTGTRTLTINNNPIATISGATEICTGANTTWIASGGVDYEWSNTETNGSVTVSIAGDYTVTVTDANGCTDSATLTLSTNDSPTATISGSNNICEGGSTVFTALGGASYEWSNGFTTESITVSDADDYTVTVTDATGCTSTGTRTLTINNNPTATITGATEICSGANTTWIASGGVDYEWSNNETNGSITVSIAGDYTVTVTDANGCTDSATMTLSTNDSPTATISGINNICEGGSTVFTALGGASYEWSNGFTTESITVSDADDYTVTVTDASGCTSTGTRTLTINNNPTATITGATEICSGANTTWIASGGVDYEWSNNETNGSITVSIAGDYTVTVTDANGCTDSTTLTLSTNDSPSATINGSNNICEGGSTVFTALGGIDYDWSNGETTASITVTNAGDYTVTVTDATGCTSTGTRTLTINNNPIATISGATEICTGANTTWIASGGVDYEWSNTETNGSVTVSIAGDYTVTVTDANGCTDSATLTLSTNDSPTATISGSNNICEGGSTVFTALGGASYEWSNGFTTESITVSDADDYTVTVTDATGCTSTGTRTLTINNNPTATITGATEICSGANTTWIASGGVDYEWSNNETNGSITVSIAGDYTVTVTDANGCTDSATMTLSTNDSPTATISGINNICEGGSTVFTALGGASYEWSNGFTTESITVSDADDYTVTVTDASGCTSTGTRTLTINDNPTAAITGATEICTGANTTWIASGGVDYEWSNTETNGSITVSIAGDYTVTVTDANGCTSSATQTLSTNDSPTATISGSNNICEGGSTVFTALGGIDYDWSNGEKTASITVTNAGDYTVTVTDATGCTSTGTRSLTINNNPTAVISGATEICSGANTTWIASGGTSYVWSNLFTTGSITVSTAGDYTVTVTDANGCTDSATLTLSTNDNPTATISGSNNICEGGSAVFTALGGVDYDWSNGETTASINITNAGDYTVTVTDATGCTSTGTRTLTINNNPTAVISGATEICIGANTTWIASGGTSYVWSNLFTTGSITVSTAGDYTVTVTDANGCTDSTTLTLSTNDSPTATISGVNNICEGGSTVFTALGGASYEWSTNETTSDITVNTAGSYTVTVTDASGCTSTGTRTLTINDNPTAAITGATEICSGANTTWIASGGVDYEWSNTETNGSITVSIAGDYTVTVTDANGCTDSTTLTLSTSDSPTATISGVNNICEGESAVFTALGGVDYDWSNGEATASITVTNTGDYTVTVTDATGCTSTGTRTLTINSNPTAAITGATEICTGANTTWIANGGVDYEWSNNETNSSITISTAGDYTVTVTDANGCTDSTTLTLSTNDSPTATISGVNNICEGESAVFTALGGADYDWSNGEKTASITVTNAGDYTVTVTDATGCTSTGTRTLTINNNPIATISGATEICSGANTTWIASGGTSYVWSNLFTTGSITVSTAGDYTVTVTDANGCTDSTTLTLSTNDSPIATISGSNNICEGGSAVFTALGGVDYDWSNGETIASITVTNAGDYTVTVTDATGCTSIGTRTLTINNNPIATISGATEICSGANTTWIASGGTSYVWSNLFTTGSITVSTAGDYTVTVTDANGCTDSTTLTLSTNDSPTATISGSNNICEGESAVFTALGGVDYDWSNGEKTASITVTNAGDYTVTVTDATGCTSIGTRTLTINNNPIATISGATEICSGANTTWIASGGTSYGWSNLFTTGSITVSTAGDYTVTVTDANGCTDSATQTLSTNDSPTATISGSNNICEGGSAVFTALGGIDYDWSNGEKTASITVTNAGDYTVTVTDATGCTSAGTRTLTINDNPTAAISGATEICSGANTTWIASGGTSYVWSNLFTTGSITVSTAGDYTVTVTDANGCTDSTTLTLALNSLPVVSILGMDVICKGSTATFRAIGGDQYSWSSNMSGSEINVSSAGIYTVTVTDVNGCTATASKELKENPLPVAIISGVNEICSGTNAVWTASGGLDYKWSNGFTGAEVILENSGVYIVSVTDGNGCISTTQATLNVIQQPDAGQNLSLHCVELPGGSVRLNGVGTGVWSANSGNPGSVFIFNPVLANTELTNFSNSGVYTFVYTNGICKDEVNVEVTGKPNAGTDPNMVECYYTGSITMNAQGNGVWSLGSGSVGSAEIVNPSERNSVVRNFSTSGTYQLIWTNNMCSDTAYVVVNNNCACPIANNRINEPEIEIFCVEAINIRLTGSDASPSDGKYHWEYSFNGSNFAPAEGINDTKEYITGVLKVGTHAFRRVYSVDYPPFCSDISNEVSILVISEPDAPFELMSSHDPICLGDTITFWVKGQEGASFTWSASSPTAGLKSKTGNSAQMIPNQPGSYTISVTQNYGNCPNDSKPAQLNVVVNELPELNIGRDTTICDLDGGLYLYAGEHNSISWSDGSSNRDMFIRSKGKYSVIVTDQNGCQNYDEITVKNFCCKIFHPNIISLGSNRNNNFSITETSCVISSKISIYDRWGNLVFKSENGLDPWDGTYKGVPVELGVYVFIFTYEALDEDDQPFNDKVAGDITVIR, via the coding sequence ATGACAGTCCGTCGGCGACGATCAATGGTAGCAACAATATATGCGAAGGGGGGAAGTACCGTATTCACTGCCTTAGGTGGCATTGATTACGATTGGAGTAATGGAGAAACCACAGCAAGTATTACTGTAACTAATGCAGGAGATTACACAGTCACCGTTACAGATGCGACTGGTTGTACTTCTACAGGAACGAGAACCTTAACGATTAACAATAATCCAATAGCAACTATTTCAGGAGCGACAGAAATATGTACAGGTGCAAACACAACGTGGATAGCAAGTGGTGGAGTAGATTACGAATGGAGCAATACTGAAACCAATGGTAGCGTCACCGTAAGTATAGCAGGGGATTACACGGTGACAGTAACAGATGCCAATGGTTGTACAGATTCAGCAACATTGACACTGAGCACCAATGACAGTCCGACGGCGACGATTAGTGGAAGTAACAATATCTGTGAAGGGGGAAGTACCGTATTCACCGCATTGGGTGGAGCGAGTTACGAGTGGAGCAATGGTTTTACTACAGAAAGTATAACAGTAAGTGATGCAGATGACTACACAGTCACCGTTACAGATGCGACTGGTTGTACATCGACAGGAACCAGAACCTTAACGATTAACAATAACCCGACAGCAACTATTACAGGAGCGACAGAAATCTGCTCAGGAGCAAACACAACCTGGATTGCAAGTGGTGGAGTAGATTATGAATGGAGTAATAATGAAACCAACGGAAGCATTACCGTAAGTATAGCAGGTGACTACACCGTTACGGTAACAGATGCAAATGGATGTACAGATTCTGCAACAATGACATTGAGTACCAATGACAGTCCGACAGCGACGATAAGTGGTATCAACAATATCTGTGAAGGGGGAAGCACTGTATTCACTGCGTTAGGTGGAGCGAGTTACGAGTGGAGCAATGGTTTTACTACAGAAAGTATAACAGTAAGTGATGCAGATGACTACACAGTCACTGTTACAGACGCAAGTGGTTGTACATCGACCGGAACCAGAACCTTAACGATTAACAATAACCCGACAGCAACTATTACAGGAGCGACAGAAATCTGCTCAGGAGCAAACACAACCTGGATTGCAAGTGGTGGAGTAGATTATGAATGGAGTAATAATGAAACCAACGGAAGCATTACCGTAAGTATAGCAGGTGACTACACCGTTACGGTAACAGATGCAAATGGATGTACAGATTCAACAACATTGACACTGAGCACCAATGACAGTCCGTCGGCGACGATCAATGGTAGCAACAATATATGCGAAGGGGGAAGTACCGTATTCACTGCCTTAGGTGGCATTGATTACGATTGGAGTAATGGAGAAACCACAGCAAGTATTACTGTAACTAATGCAGGAGATTACACAGTCACCGTTACAGATGCGACTGGTTGTACTTCTACAGGAACGAGAACCTTAACGATTAACAATAATCCAATAGCAACTATTTCAGGAGCGACAGAAATATGTACAGGTGCAAACACAACGTGGATAGCAAGTGGTGGAGTAGATTACGAATGGAGCAATACTGAAACCAATGGTAGCGTCACCGTAAGTATAGCAGGGGATTACACGGTGACAGTAACAGATGCCAATGGTTGTACAGATTCAGCAACATTGACACTGAGCACCAATGACAGTCCGACGGCGACGATTAGTGGAAGTAACAATATCTGTGAAGGGGGAAGTACCGTATTCACCGCATTGGGTGGAGCGAGTTACGAGTGGAGCAATGGTTTTACTACAGAAAGTATAACAGTAAGTGATGCAGATGACTACACAGTCACCGTTACAGATGCGACTGGTTGTACATCGACAGGAACCAGAACCTTAACGATTAACAATAACCCGACAGCAACTATTACAGGAGCGACAGAAATCTGCTCAGGAGCAAACACAACCTGGATTGCAAGTGGTGGAGTAGATTATGAATGGAGTAATAATGAAACCAACGGAAGCATTACCGTAAGTATAGCAGGTGACTACACCGTTACGGTAACAGATGCAAATGGATGTACAGATTCTGCAACAATGACATTGAGTACCAATGACAGTCCGACAGCGACGATAAGTGGTATCAACAATATCTGTGAAGGAGGCAGCACTGTATTCACGGCTTTGGGAGGAGCAAGTTACGAGTGGAGCAATGGTTTTACAACAGAGAGTATAACAGTAAGTGATGCAGATGACTACACAGTCACTGTCACAGACGCAAGTGGTTGTACATCGACCGGAACAAGAACTTTAACAATCAACGATAATCCTACTGCCGCTATCACCGGAGCGACAGAAATCTGTACAGGTGCAAACACAACGTGGATAGCAAGTGGTGGAGTAGATTACGAATGGAGCAATACTGAAACCAATGGTAGCATCACCGTAAGTATAGCAGGGGATTACACGGTGACCGTAACAGATGCGAATGGCTGTACAAGTTCGGCAACTCAAACATTAAGTACCAATGACAGTCCGACAGCGACGATCAGTGGAAGCAATAATATCTGCGAAGGGGGAAGTACTGTATTCACTGCCTTAGGTGGCATTGATTATGATTGGAGTAATGGAGAAAAAACAGCAAGTATTACTGTAACTAATGCAGGAGATTACACTGTCACCGTTACAGATGCGACTGGTTGTACTTCTACAGGAACGAGAAGCTTAACAATCAACAATAACCCGACGGCAGTGATCTCGGGAGCGACAGAAATATGCTCAGGAGCAAACACAACCTGGATTGCCAGTGGTGGAACAAGTTATGTTTGGAGCAATTTATTTACAACAGGAAGCATCACCGTAAGTACAGCTGGTGATTATACTGTGACCGTAACGGATGCCAATGGTTGTACAGATTCAGCAACACTGACATTAAGTACCAATGACAATCCGACAGCGACGATCAGTGGAAGCAATAATATCTGCGAAGGGGGAAGTGCTGTATTCACCGCCTTGGGTGGCGTTGATTACGATTGGAGTAATGGAGAAACCACAGCAAGTATTAATATAACTAATGCAGGAGATTACACTGTCACCGTTACAGATGCGACTGGTTGTACTTCTACAGGAACCAGAACCTTAACAATTAATAATAATCCAACAGCCGTTATCAGTGGAGCGACAGAAATATGTATAGGTGCAAACACAACGTGGATAGCCAGTGGTGGAACATCTTATGTTTGGAGCAATTTATTTACAACAGGAAGCATCACAGTAAGTACGGCAGGTGACTACACTGTAACCGTAACAGATGCAAATGGCTGTACAGATTCAACAACATTGACATTAAGTACCAATGACAGTCCGACAGCGACGATCAGTGGTGTCAACAATATTTGTGAAGGTGGAAGCACTGTTTTCACCGCATTAGGCGGAGCGAGTTATGAGTGGAGTACAAATGAAACAACATCAGACATCACAGTCAACACCGCAGGAAGTTATACAGTCACCGTTACAGACGCAAGTGGTTGTACATCGACCGGAACAAGAACTTTAACAATCAACGATAATCCTACTGCCGCTATCACCGGAGCGACGGAAATATGCTCAGGCGCAAACACAACGTGGATAGCAAGTGGTGGAGTAGATTACGAATGGAGCAATACTGAAACCAATGGTAGCATCACCGTAAGTATAGCAGGTGACTACACTGTAACCGTAACAGATGCCAATGGTTGTACAGATTCAACAACATTGACATTAAGTACCAGTGACAGTCCGACTGCTACGATCAGTGGTGTCAACAATATTTGTGAAGGGGAAAGTGCTGTTTTCACCGCCTTGGGTGGCGTTGATTACGATTGGAGTAATGGAGAAGCTACAGCAAGTATTACTGTAACTAATACAGGAGATTACACAGTCACTGTTACAGATGCGACTGGTTGTACTTCTACAGGAACGAGAACCTTAACAATAAATAGTAATCCTACTGCCGCTATCACCGGAGCGACGGAAATATGTACAGGCGCAAACACAACCTGGATCGCCAATGGTGGAGTAGATTACGAATGGAGCAATAATGAAACTAATAGTAGCATCACCATAAGTACGGCAGGTGACTACACTGTAACCGTAACAGATGCCAATGGCTGTACAGATTCAACAACATTGACATTGAGTACCAATGACAGTCCGACTGCGACGATCAGTGGTGTCAACAATATTTGTGAAGGCGAAAGTGCTGTTTTCACCGCTTTAGGTGGAGCTGATTACGATTGGAGTAATGGAGAAAAAACAGCAAGTATCACTGTAACTAATGCAGGAGATTACACTGTGACTGTTACCGATGCGACTGGTTGTACATCCACAGGAACCAGAACCTTAACGATTAACAATAATCCAATAGCAACTATTTCAGGAGCGACAGAAATATGCTCAGGTGCAAATACAACGTGGATAGCAAGTGGAGGAACAAGTTATGTTTGGAGCAATTTATTTACAACAGGAAGCATCACAGTAAGTACGGCAGGTGACTACACTGTAACCGTAACAGATGCCAATGGCTGTACAGATTCAACAACATTGACACTGAGCACCAATGACAGTCCGATAGCGACGATCAGTGGAAGCAACAATATTTGTGAAGGGGGAAGTGCTGTATTCACCGCCTTGGGTGGCGTTGATTACGATTGGAGTAATGGAGAAACCATAGCAAGTATTACTGTAACTAATGCAGGAGATTACACTGTGACTGTTACCGATGCGACTGGTTGTACATCCATAGGAACCAGAACCTTAACGATTAACAATAATCCAATAGCAACTATTTCAGGAGCGACAGAAATATGCTCAGGTGCAAATACAACGTGGATAGCCAGTGGTGGAACATCTTATGTTTGGAGCAATTTATTTACAACAGGAAGCATTACCGTAAGTACGGCAGGTGACTACACTGTAACCGTAACAGATGCCAATGGTTGTACAGATTCAACAACATTGACACTGAGCACCAATGACAGTCCGACGGCGACGATCAGTGGTAGCAACAATATATGTGAAGGGGAAAGTGCTGTTTTCACCGCTTTGGGTGGCGTTGATTACGATTGGAGTAATGGAGAAAAAACAGCAAGTATTACTGTAACTAATGCAGGAGATTACACAGTCACCGTTACAGATGCGACTGGTTGTACATCCATAGGAACCAGAACCTTAACGATTAACAATAATCCAATAGCAACTATTTCAGGAGCGACAGAAATATGCTCAGGTGCAAATACAACGTGGATAGCAAGTGGAGGAACAAGTTATGGTTGGAGCAATTTATTTACAACAGGAAGCATCACAGTAAGTACGGCAGGTGACTACACTGTAACCGTAACAGATGCCAATGGCTGTACAGATTCAGCGACTCAAACACTGAGTACTAACGACAGCCCGACTGCGACCATCAGTGGAAGCAATAATATCTGCGAAGGGGGAAGTGCTGTATTCACTGCCTTAGGTGGCATTGATTACGATTGGAGTAATGGAGAAAAAACAGCAAGTATTACTGTAACTAATGCAGGAGATTACACTGTCACCGTTACCGATGCGACTGGTTGTACTTCTGCAGGAACGAGAACCTTAACGATCAACGATAACCCGACAGCTGCAATCAGCGGTGCGACAGAAATCTGCTCAGGCGCAAATACAACGTGGATTGCAAGTGGCGGAACAAGTTATGTTTGGAGCAATTTATTTACAACAGGAAGCATCACAGTAAGTACGGCAGGTGACTATACTGTAACCGTAACAGATGCCAATGGCTGTACAGATTCAACAACATTGACACTAGCATTAAATTCATTACCTGTTGTCTCCATTTTGGGAATGGATGTTATCTGTAAAGGAAGTACTGCAACTTTTAGGGCTATTGGTGGAGATCAATATTCGTGGAGCAGCAATATGTCCGGTTCTGAAATTAATGTTTCATCTGCAGGTATTTATACAGTTACAGTTACTGATGTGAATGGTTGTACTGCCACTGCTTCAAAAGAGTTAAAAGAAAATCCACTACCTGTAGCAATTATTTCAGGTGTAAATGAAATATGTTCCGGAACAAATGCTGTCTGGACCGCATCGGGTGGTTTGGATTATAAATGGAGCAATGGTTTTACAGGTGCTGAAGTTATACTTGAAAATTCTGGTGTTTATATTGTTTCTGTAACAGATGGAAATGGTTGTATTTCAACAACTCAGGCAACATTGAATGTAATTCAACAACCGGATGCAGGACAAAATTTATCATTACATTGTGTAGAATTGCCGGGGGGAAGTGTCAGATTGAATGGTGTCGGTACGGGCGTTTGGAGTGCAAATTCCGGTAATCCCGGTTCAGTATTTATTTTCAATCCCGTTCTTGCTAACACTGAATTAACAAATTTCTCCAATTCAGGGGTTTACACTTTCGTTTACACAAATGGAATCTGTAAAGACGAAGTAAATGTGGAAGTAACTGGAAAACCAAATGCAGGTACAGATCCTAATATGGTAGAATGTTATTATACCGGAAGTATAACAATGAATGCGCAGGGAAATGGAGTTTGGTCTTTGGGATCAGGTAGTGTCGGAAGTGCAGAGATAGTTAATCCTTCTGAAAGAAATTCTGTTGTTCGGAACTTCAGTACTTCCGGAACTTACCAACTGATATGGACTAATAATATGTGCAGCGATACAGCTTATGTGGTTGTGAATAACAACTGTGCCTGCCCGATAGCAAACAATCGTATTAATGAACCGGAAATTGAAATCTTCTGTGTAGAAGCAATAAATATCAGATTGACAGGTTCAGATGCAAGTCCTTCTGATGGCAAATATCATTGGGAATATAGCTTCAATGGAAGCAATTTCGCTCCGGCTGAAGGTATTAATGATACAAAAGAATATATAACCGGAGTACTGAAGGTGGGTACACACGCATTCAGAAGAGTTTATTCAGTTGATTATCCACCTTTCTGTAGTGATATTTCAAATGAAGTGTCGATTTTGGTAATTTCCGAACCGGATGCTCCTTTTGAATTGATGTCATCACATGATCCTATTTGTCTTGGCGATACTATCACGTTTTGGGTAAAAGGTCAGGAAGGGGCAAGTTTTACCTGGAGTGCTTCTTCTCCAACAGCAGGTTTAAAATCTAAGACTGGTAATTCAGCACAAATGATTCCTAATCAGCCGGGAAGCTATACCATAAGTGTCACGCAAAACTATGGCAATTGTCCCAATGATTCAAAACCGGCACAATTGAATGTAGTAGTAAATGAACTTCCTGAACTCAATATCGGAAGGGATACCACCATTTGTGATCTGGATGGCGGACTGTATTTGTATGCAGGAGAGCATAACAGCATTTCCTGGAGTGATGGTAGTTCAAATAGAGACATGTTTATCCGAAGTAAAGGTAAATATTCAGTAATTGTCACCGATCAGAATGGATGTCAGAATTATGACGAGATTACAGTTAAAAATTTCTGTTGTAAAATTTTCCATCCGAATATTATCAGTTTGGGGTCTAATAGAAATAACAACTTCAGTATTACAGAGACAAGTTGTGTCATTTCTTCCAAAATCTCAATTTACGACAGGTGGGGCAATCTGGTTTTTAAATCTGAAAATGGCTTGGATCCATGGGATGGAACTTATAAAGGTGTACCTGTAGAGCTGGGAGTTTATGTATTCATATTTACTTATGAAGCCCTAGACGAAGACGACCAACCATTTAATGATAAAGTGGCAGGTGATATTACTGTGATCAGATAG
- a CDS encoding porin, which yields MKIRNLLFVSILICISISISAQSELDEKAMIYKFKGFQYATTDSSFYINFRFRMQNRLGVFTKTGSDFEVNEVEARVRRLRMRFDGFIISDALSYSIQLSFARADTDFENTGFTNIIRDAVIFYRFSPKFYVAFGQNKLPGNRQRVNSSGQLQFADRSLVNATFNIDRDFGFKFYYTDKVGFLLYNLKAAISTGEGRSANSTDNGLAYTGRIELLPFGEFKGGGDFSEGDLEREETPKLSIAAGYSYNHKARRTAGQLGKELFAARTFGTFISDYLLKYNGWSYSGEFLLRNVTDPVTISTMGDSRYVYKGYGINQQISYVFKSDLELAARYSKIVPADEIEQFELPTNITELGATRYINNHRVKLQTSVQYINRVNNFSLNNLNRWALTFQFELGI from the coding sequence ATGAAAATCAGAAATCTTTTATTTGTTAGTATTTTGATTTGTATTTCGATTTCGATTAGTGCTCAGAGTGAGTTGGACGAAAAAGCAATGATATACAAATTTAAAGGATTTCAATATGCTACAACAGATTCATCGTTTTACATAAATTTTCGTTTCAGAATGCAAAACCGATTGGGTGTTTTTACAAAAACCGGTTCTGATTTTGAGGTAAATGAAGTGGAAGCCAGAGTTAGACGTTTGCGAATGCGTTTTGATGGATTTATTATTTCAGATGCATTGTCTTATAGTATCCAATTGTCATTTGCGAGAGCTGATACAGATTTTGAAAATACCGGATTTACAAACATCATAAGAGATGCTGTTATTTTTTATCGGTTTTCTCCAAAATTTTATGTTGCTTTCGGTCAAAACAAACTTCCGGGTAACAGACAAAGAGTAAATTCATCCGGTCAGCTACAGTTTGCAGACAGATCTTTGGTCAATGCAACATTTAACATTGACAGAGATTTTGGATTTAAATTTTATTACACTGATAAGGTCGGTTTTCTTCTTTATAATCTCAAAGCTGCCATCTCAACCGGGGAGGGAAGGAGTGCAAATTCAACAGATAACGGACTTGCATATACAGGAAGAATTGAATTGTTGCCTTTCGGCGAATTTAAAGGTGGCGGTGATTTTTCTGAGGGAGATCTTGAAAGGGAAGAAACACCTAAATTGTCCATTGCCGCCGGTTACAGCTACAATCATAAAGCCAGACGAACTGCAGGGCAATTGGGAAAGGAGTTATTTGCAGCGAGAACCTTTGGGACTTTCATTTCTGATTATTTATTGAAATATAACGGATGGTCTTATTCCGGCGAATTTTTGTTAAGGAATGTTACTGATCCGGTCACAATAAGTACGATGGGAGATTCGAGATATGTATATAAAGGATATGGGATAAACCAACAGATATCTTATGTTTTCAAATCAGATCTGGAGTTAGCAGCAAGGTACTCAAAAATTGTTCCTGCAGATGAGATTGAACAGTTTGAATTACCCACAAACATTACAGAATTGGGAGCTACAAGATACATCAATAATCACAGGGTAAAATTGCAAACGAGTGTACAATATATAAACAGAGTCAATAATTTTTCTTTGAATAATCTAAACAGATGGGCTTTGACGTTCCAGTTTGAATTAGGGATTTAA
- a CDS encoding T9SS type A sorting domain-containing protein has protein sequence MNLRNILLLLGVFLFVQTTQAQVSGVNYKLKFNEKTNLFDCYLVIKDGNATTLRDRAQFNAQYTILVPTGSTVEMVKTYMPLQNNQNYTGFQPMEWALANSVRKPGADPFYDFVSIVPSLSPASFYNDLKEGDEVRLFSLKVTPITECGASVKLFDNGADLNSGSRGMDGGDFSNGFTMGGVQQKYWGNEQQFIPTLDVIQDVKKSTVNGIELKVALKDINLSAYTFEWIGPNGFNSSEKDVNIVSPKKSDFGTYEVSVMDERGCQQTMKVEVGTQSKNLNTLDKTDDQVNLNLANNESREKPIENLNVFEGEYGVKIYPNPASNFFNVSISGEKGADVKASITDINGRIIQANVITGKIVDSQLDSTIQLQELTPGIYNLLVHVNDKESTHRIIVIK, from the coding sequence ATGAACCTGAGAAACATCCTATTATTATTAGGAGTATTCCTATTTGTACAAACCACCCAAGCCCAGGTATCAGGGGTAAATTACAAACTAAAATTTAACGAAAAAACAAATTTATTTGATTGCTACTTAGTTATCAAAGATGGCAATGCAACTACATTAAGGGACAGGGCGCAGTTTAATGCCCAATATACCATTCTAGTGCCTACAGGCAGCACCGTTGAGATGGTTAAAACTTACATGCCTCTTCAAAACAACCAAAACTATACAGGTTTTCAGCCAATGGAATGGGCTTTAGCCAATTCTGTCAGAAAACCTGGTGCAGATCCGTTTTATGATTTTGTAAGTATTGTACCTTCATTATCTCCTGCTTCTTTCTATAATGATCTCAAAGAAGGAGATGAGGTCAGGTTGTTTAGTCTGAAAGTAACGCCTATCACAGAATGTGGGGCTTCTGTCAAATTATTTGACAATGGTGCTGATTTAAATTCAGGTTCTCGTGGTATGGATGGAGGAGATTTCAGCAATGGATTTACTATGGGAGGAGTGCAACAAAAGTATTGGGGGAATGAACAGCAGTTTATCCCTACTTTGGATGTAATTCAAGATGTTAAAAAATCTACTGTAAATGGTATTGAGCTCAAGGTTGCTCTGAAAGACATTAATTTATCTGCTTATACATTTGAATGGATTGGTCCTAATGGATTCAACTCTTCAGAAAAGGATGTAAATATAGTTTCTCCAAAAAAATCTGATTTCGGTACCTATGAAGTTTCTGTAATGGATGAAAGAGGATGCCAGCAAACCATGAAAGTGGAAGTGGGCACTCAGTCTAAAAACTTAAATACATTAGACAAGACAGATGACCAGGTAAATTTAAATTTAGCAAATAATGAGTCCAGAGAAAAACCAATCGAAAATCTAAATGTGTTTGAAGGTGAATACGGCGTAAAAATTTATCCAAACCCTGCATCAAACTTTTTTAATGTATCCATTTCCGGAGAAAAAGGAGCTGATGTAAAAGCCAGTATTACAGATATCAATGGTCGCATTATTCAGGCAAATGTTATTACCGGAAAAATCGTAGATAGCCAACTGGACTCTACCATTCAGCTTCAGGAATTAACGCCTGGTATTTATAATCTTTTGGTTCATGTGAATGATAAAGAAAGTACACACCGGATAATTGTAATAAAATAA
- a CDS encoding glycosyltransferase family 2 protein translates to MNKISAVILTNNEERNIARCITSVLKVCNEVIVIDSGSEDKTEEICKQFNQVKFFKREWEGYAKAKNWGNVQATHSYILSVDADEEISEELAESIVNISVNSHAAYQFNRLTYYCGHWVRHCGWYPDKKIRLFDKSTAKWEGDFVHEELKLDPSVEIKWIAGNLNHYSYYTISEHKKRIEYYSDLQGLKLKAEGKKVTYLNLILNPVFKFLKTYIIQLGFLDGKAGFYISLFSAKAVYLKYRKLLNLSK, encoded by the coding sequence ATGAATAAAATATCAGCAGTTATTCTTACCAATAATGAAGAAAGAAATATTGCAAGATGTATTACGTCTGTCCTGAAAGTATGCAATGAAGTTATTGTGATAGACTCAGGATCTGAAGATAAAACGGAAGAGATTTGTAAACAATTCAATCAGGTAAAATTTTTTAAACGGGAGTGGGAAGGTTATGCAAAGGCAAAAAACTGGGGAAATGTACAAGCGACACACTCATATATACTTTCAGTTGATGCTGATGAAGAAATTTCTGAAGAACTGGCGGAATCCATTGTTAATATTTCAGTGAATTCACACGCTGCTTATCAGTTTAACAGACTAACCTATTACTGCGGCCATTGGGTACGGCATTGCGGTTGGTATCCGGATAAAAAAATCAGATTATTTGATAAAAGTACTGCAAAATGGGAAGGTGATTTTGTACATGAAGAATTGAAGTTGGACCCTTCCGTCGAAATAAAATGGATAGCGGGAAATTTAAATCACTATTCATATTACACAATTTCGGAACACAAAAAGCGTATAGAGTATTATTCAGATCTTCAGGGATTAAAACTAAAAGCGGAAGGAAAAAAAGTAACTTACCTGAATCTCATTCTGAATCCGGTTTTTAAGTTTTTAAAGACTTATATAATTCAGTTGGGTTTTTTGGACGGGAAAGCGGGGTTTTATATTTCCTTATTTTCTGCCAAAGCGGTGTATCTGAAATATAGAAAACTTTTAAACTTATCCAAATGA